A genome region from Serinus canaria isolate serCan28SL12 chromosome 19, serCan2020, whole genome shotgun sequence includes the following:
- the PIPOX gene encoding peroxisomal sarcosine oxidase isoform X2: protein MSLSSGPASRALSLPTTWPSATRTLCCWSSSHGQSRIIRSAYPQEYYSRMMPDCFRLWQQLEAETGTTFYRQTGLLVLGPPGEPELEACRRSLGVDEVLDAAALSRRFPGFRLQAGQVAVLDSTAGVLFADRALRAVQEVFRRHGGTLRDGEKVLSIQPGATVTVTTTAGVYKAPRLIITAGAWTGAFVEQLGLRLPLQPLRIDVCYWREKQPGSAGLGSVSPCFLTLGLSQAPHGIYGLPSIEYPGLMKVCHHHGSPTDPEKRDQIPSSTPRPDIAVLSSFISSYLPGLETQPAVMETCLYTNTPDEDFILDRHPKFSNIVIGAGFSGHGFKLAPVVGKLLCELSLGEEPSYNMAHFAITRFPGVLGAAQ, encoded by the exons ATGTCATTGTCATCGGGGCCGGCATCCAGGGCTCTTTCACTGCCTACCACCTGGCCCAGCGCCACAAGGacactctgctgctggagcag CTCTCACGGGCAGAGCCGCATCATCCGCAGCGCCTACCCCCAGGAGTACTACTCCCGCATGATGCCCGACTGCTTCcgcctctggcagcagctggaggccgAGACCGGCACTACCTTCTACAg GCAGACGGGACTTCTGGTGCTGGGGCCGCCGGGAGAGCCGGAGCTGGAGGCCTGCAGGAGGAGCCTGGGTGTTGACGAGGTCCTTGACGCCGCGGCGCTGTCCCGGCGCTTCCCCGGCTTCCGGCTGCAAGCTGGGCAGGTGGCCGTGCTGGACAGCACCGCCGGGGTGCTCTTCGCTGACCGGGCACTGCGGGCAGTGCAG GAGGTTTTTCGCCGACACGGAGGTACCCTGCGAGACGGGGAGAAGGTGCTGAGCATCCAACCTGGGGCCACGGTCACTGTCACCACCACTGCTGGGGTGTACAAAGCCCCCCGGCTCATCATCACGGCTGGAGCCTGGACTGGTGCCTTTGTGGAACAGCTGGGTCTCCGCCTGCCACTGCAG CCCCTGCGCATCGATGTCTGCTACTGGAGGGAGAAGCAGCCTGGGAGTGCTGGTTTGGGCAGTGTCAGCCCCTGCTTCTTGACGCTGGGGCTGAGCCAAGCCCCCCACGGCATCTACGGGCTGCCCTCCATCGAGTACCCAGGTCTGATGAag GTGTGCCACCACCATGGCAGCCCCACAGACCCAGAGAAGCGGGATCAGATCCCCTCGAGTACCCCCCGCCCTGACATTGCCGTTCTGAGCAGCTTCATCAGCAGCTAtctgcctgggctggagacCCAGCCAGCAGTGATGGAGACCTGCCTCTACACG AACACTCCAGATGAAGATTTCATCCTGGACCGGCACCCCAAGTTCAGCAACATCGTCATCGGCGCCGGCTTCTCAG gcCATGGGTTCAAGCTGGCGCCAGTGGTGGGGAAGTTGCTGTGTGAGCTGAGCCTGGGGGAGGAGCCATCCTACAACATGGCCCACTTTGCCATCACTCGTTTCCCCGGTGTGCTTGGGGCTGCACAGTAG
- the LOC127060268 gene encoding serine/arginine repetitive matrix protein 1-like — protein sequence MPFPADANCRGRLVGPSFSRSSPCLSCLPGACGAAVPRHRSAPPDGPEPEERPVSVLSSLSYRKRPGLKDSIGGRGDEQTLFSALGERPPSPERPPRRAARGGEPQDRAAVIARAFADASGRARQGLDKRWSLSATDVEKASVASAPVSRVSSASWRGLEDGDDGDEGCSVLSFALSSPGSLRSRRGGPEGRPESRLSLARSRLDEADEGSRGQPLLARSFSVPPRPRSAASEEEGPGDARPVRHRSYLDPDLEAAIQEVLSYRPLQTRGYSSPDSGDDGRSVRSVRSVRSAAPLGAADRPSGSLRRSASALDFSRHTCRCRSSSGSSEEEEEQKKKSSKKRAKKSKKKSKKKKKKQQSSSESSSSSESSSGSTSSYRSTSSVKKGPRGAGSEEPTRPARGKKEEKQRKKQVDNLMMKYLYRPESD from the coding sequence ATGCCATTTCCCGCTGACGCAAATTGCCGAGGCCGCCTCGTCGGCCCCTCCTTCTCCCGCTCATCTCCGTGTCTCTCTTGTCTCCCCGGTGCGTGCGGGGCCGCGGTGCCGCGGCACAGGTCAGCTCCGCCGGACGGCCCCGAGCCCGAGGAGCGGCCGGTGTCGGTGTTGAGCTCCCTCAGCTACAGGAAGCGGCCGGGCCTCAAGGACTCCATAGGCGGCCGCGGGGATGAGCAGACGCTGTTCAGCGCCCTGGGCGAGCGGCCGCCTTCCCCCGAGCGCCCTCCGCGCAGGGCGGCCCGCGGCGGCGAGCCCCAGGACCGGGCGGCCGTCATCGCCCGCGCCTTCGCCGACGCCAGCGGCCGGGCTCGCCAAGGGCTGGACAAGCGGTGGTCCCTGTCGGCCACCGACGTAGAGAAAGCATCTGTCGCCTCCGCCCCAGTGAGCCGCGTCTCCTCCGCCTCCTGGCGCGGGCTGGAGGACGGCGACGATGGGGACGAGGGATGCTCGGTGCTGAGCTTCGCCCTCTCCAGCCCCGGCAGCTTGCGGAGCCGCCGCGGGGGCCCCGAGGGCCGCCCTGAGTCGCGGCTCTCCCTGGCCCGCAGCCGCCTGGATGAGGCGGACGAGGGGTCCCGCGGGCAGCCCCTCCTGGCGCGCAGCTTCTCGGTGCCCCCACGGCCCCGCAGCGCGGCCTCCGAGGAGGAGGGTCCCGGGGACGCCCGTCCCGTGCGGCACCGCTCCTACCTCGACCCCGACCTGGAAGCCGCCATCCAAGAGGTGCTGAGCTACCGCCCGCTGCAGACCAGGGGCTACTCCAGCCCCGACTCCGGGGACGACGGCCGGAGTGTCCGCAGTGTCAGGAGTGTCCGGAGTGCGGCCCCTCTGGGCGCCGCTGACCGCCCCTCCGGCAGCCTGCGCCGCTCCGCGTCCGCCCTCGACTTCTCCCGGCACACTTGCCGGTGCCGCAGCAGCTCGGGCTcctctgaggaagaggaggagcagaagaagAAGAGCTCCAAGAAGCGTGccaagaaaagcaagaagaaatccaagaagaagaagaagaagcagcagtcaTCATCCGAGTCCAGTTCCTCCTCCGAGTCTTCCTCCGGCTCCACCAGCTCCTACCGCAGCACCTCCAGTGTTAAGAAGGGCCCGCGGGGGGCAGGGAGCGAGGAGCCGACACGTCCTGCCCGGggcaagaaggaggagaagcagcGGAAAAAACAGGTGGACAACCTGATGATGAAGTACCTGTACCGTCCCGAGAGCGACTGA
- the PIPOX gene encoding peroxisomal sarcosine oxidase isoform X1, whose product MAAPSQPQKSTYDVIVIGAGIQGSFTAYHLAQRHKDTLLLEQFLLPHSRGSSHGQSRIIRSAYPQEYYSRMMPDCFRLWQQLEAETGTTFYRQTGLLVLGPPGEPELEACRRSLGVDEVLDAAALSRRFPGFRLQAGQVAVLDSTAGVLFADRALRAVQEVFRRHGGTLRDGEKVLSIQPGATVTVTTTAGVYKAPRLIITAGAWTGAFVEQLGLRLPLQPLRIDVCYWREKQPGSAGLGSVSPCFLTLGLSQAPHGIYGLPSIEYPGLMKVCHHHGSPTDPEKRDQIPSSTPRPDIAVLSSFISSYLPGLETQPAVMETCLYTNTPDEDFILDRHPKFSNIVIGAGFSGHGFKLAPVVGKLLCELSLGEEPSYNMAHFAITRFPGVLGAAQ is encoded by the exons ATGGCTGCCCCAAGCCAGCCCCAGAAATCCACCTACGATGTCATTGTCATCGGGGCCGGCATCCAGGGCTCTTTCACTGCCTACCACCTGGCCCAGCGCCACAAGGacactctgctgctggagcag TTCCTCCTGCCCCACTCTCGGGGCAGCTCTCACGGGCAGAGCCGCATCATCCGCAGCGCCTACCCCCAGGAGTACTACTCCCGCATGATGCCCGACTGCTTCcgcctctggcagcagctggaggccgAGACCGGCACTACCTTCTACAg GCAGACGGGACTTCTGGTGCTGGGGCCGCCGGGAGAGCCGGAGCTGGAGGCCTGCAGGAGGAGCCTGGGTGTTGACGAGGTCCTTGACGCCGCGGCGCTGTCCCGGCGCTTCCCCGGCTTCCGGCTGCAAGCTGGGCAGGTGGCCGTGCTGGACAGCACCGCCGGGGTGCTCTTCGCTGACCGGGCACTGCGGGCAGTGCAG GAGGTTTTTCGCCGACACGGAGGTACCCTGCGAGACGGGGAGAAGGTGCTGAGCATCCAACCTGGGGCCACGGTCACTGTCACCACCACTGCTGGGGTGTACAAAGCCCCCCGGCTCATCATCACGGCTGGAGCCTGGACTGGTGCCTTTGTGGAACAGCTGGGTCTCCGCCTGCCACTGCAG CCCCTGCGCATCGATGTCTGCTACTGGAGGGAGAAGCAGCCTGGGAGTGCTGGTTTGGGCAGTGTCAGCCCCTGCTTCTTGACGCTGGGGCTGAGCCAAGCCCCCCACGGCATCTACGGGCTGCCCTCCATCGAGTACCCAGGTCTGATGAag GTGTGCCACCACCATGGCAGCCCCACAGACCCAGAGAAGCGGGATCAGATCCCCTCGAGTACCCCCCGCCCTGACATTGCCGTTCTGAGCAGCTTCATCAGCAGCTAtctgcctgggctggagacCCAGCCAGCAGTGATGGAGACCTGCCTCTACACG AACACTCCAGATGAAGATTTCATCCTGGACCGGCACCCCAAGTTCAGCAACATCGTCATCGGCGCCGGCTTCTCAG gcCATGGGTTCAAGCTGGCGCCAGTGGTGGGGAAGTTGCTGTGTGAGCTGAGCCTGGGGGAGGAGCCATCCTACAACATGGCCCACTTTGCCATCACTCGTTTCCCCGGTGTGCTTGGGGCTGCACAGTAG